Proteins from a single region of Amycolatopsis sp. CA-230715:
- a CDS encoding Acg family FMN-binding oxidoreductase, giving the protein MIEWSAIEIGILARAISHAPSVHNTQPWVLETDTGTAELHERTTAALPRHDPAGRDRMISCGAAVANLHLAVRALGRDAAVSVFPDDRRPNLVARLETSTRQDTTAVEDERYTALFRRRSHRAPFRLDRVSAHELRLLTEIARDGGTWARVIDPRRESTGLAELLAHAGAVLREDRAYQRELAAWMPSVPEPGAARASLPWAGLVRSSTHLPDTVTLAERLAREGLLVLVTGDDTRRDQVRAGAAMQRVWLTAVARGLAASVLTQPLKLPEVRSDLVDQLGLAGFPQLILRVGYPVAPAAAPLRIPSTADYREDWR; this is encoded by the coding sequence ATGATCGAGTGGTCGGCGATCGAGATCGGCATCCTGGCGCGAGCCATCAGCCACGCGCCGTCGGTGCACAACACCCAGCCCTGGGTGCTGGAAACCGATACGGGCACGGCCGAACTCCACGAACGGACCACCGCCGCCTTGCCGCGGCACGACCCCGCGGGACGCGACCGGATGATTTCCTGCGGTGCAGCGGTGGCCAACCTCCATCTCGCCGTGCGAGCACTCGGCCGGGATGCCGCGGTGTCGGTGTTCCCCGACGACCGACGGCCGAACTTGGTGGCCAGGCTGGAAACGTCCACTCGTCAGGACACCACCGCCGTCGAGGACGAGCGCTACACGGCGCTCTTCCGCCGTCGCAGCCACCGGGCTCCGTTCCGTCTCGACCGAGTTTCCGCGCACGAGTTGCGCTTGCTGACCGAGATCGCCCGCGATGGCGGAACGTGGGCTCGGGTGATCGATCCCCGTCGCGAATCGACCGGGCTGGCGGAGCTGCTCGCCCACGCCGGCGCCGTGCTGAGGGAAGACCGCGCCTACCAACGGGAACTGGCCGCGTGGATGCCGTCGGTCCCGGAGCCGGGTGCTGCCAGGGCCAGCCTGCCGTGGGCGGGTCTGGTGCGCTCCAGCACGCACCTCCCGGACACCGTCACGCTGGCAGAGCGGCTGGCGCGTGAAGGATTGCTGGTACTGGTGACCGGCGACGACACCAGGCGGGACCAGGTGCGGGCCGGAGCCGCGATGCAGCGCGTCTGGCTGACCGCCGTCGCACGGGGCCTCGCGGCGTCAGTGCTGACCCAGCCGCTGAAACTGCCCGAGGTGCGCTCCGACCTCGTCGACCAGCTCGGACTGGCCGGTTTTCCCCAGCTGATCCTGCGCGTCGGGTATCCCGTGGCGCCCGCCGCGGCGCCCTTGCGCATCCCGTCCACCGCTGACTACCGCGAGGACTGGAGGTAG